The following DNA comes from Candidatus Nanosynbacter sp. TM7-074.
CCCTTTTGCTTCCATGGTTTTTTACCACCACCGGAAACTTCACCACGCTGCTTGGTGGTTGCACTTGCCAAACGAGCGTTGGCGAGGTAGCTGTCGTATGCCAATTTCAACAGTTCGTGGTTTGGCACTTCAACAGCAAAAATATCTTTAGGAAGTTTGGTTGATTCAGCCATTACTTGTTACCTCCTAAAATAATCAGCCCTTTTCGTGGCCCAGGGACAGCGCCCTTCACCCCGATCAGATTGGTCTCTGGATCAACATATGCCACTTCCAGGTTCTTGACGGTAACACGCTCGTGACCCATGTGGCCAGCCATCGTCTTACCCTTGAACACTTTTTGTGGATACATCGAGCCAATTGAACCTGGCTTACGAGTATTACCTTTACCACCGTGCGTCTTGCGGTGACGCTTAAAGTTGTGGCGTTTAATGGTTCCAGCGAAACCTTTACCTTTGCTGGTTCCGGTCGCATCGACAGAATCGCCGACTTCGAACGCGGAAACGTTGATTTCGTCGCCAACTTTGAGTCCCTCAGGGATCTCGTCGACGCGGAATTCCCGAATATGCTTCGGGGTCACTTGGGCTAGCTTGACGTGTCCAGCCACGGCCTTGCTCAGGTTCTTACCCTCTCCATAAGCGACCTGTACCGCATTGTAACCGTCGGTTTCGACAGTCTTCACCTGAGTCACGGTGACAGGGCCGGCTTGGATCAGCGTCACCGGAATGGCTTTGCCGTCTTCAGCCAAGAGCTGGGTCATACCAAGTTTGGTACCGAGAAGTGTTTTCACTTTTCCTCACTCCCACTTAAATACTCCTGATGACGTGCGGTTTCTGGGTTCTGGGCGAGGCGTTCACGATAAACACTTCAACCATAGCCAGACCTGCTCATTCATCAAGGAGAACAGTTGATATTACGCGTAATAGAAATTACTTCACCATTCTAGCACAAAATGACAATTAAAGTCAACTTATAGACATATCTCAGTTTTATTCACTATTCTGCGTATGCTATAATATGATAGATTGAAAATAAATCTTTGTTAATTAGGGGGCAATTATGAACGATTCTCAAATTGAAAATACGAATGAAGAATTAAATAGATTATATTCTCTTAGGAAAGAGGCTATCGACTCGCTAATCCCAGATATGGAAAAAATAGAGGGCGTTGATGAAGAGCGAAAAGTTGAAATATACATGACAGCCGCAAGAATAACTAATAATAGCAGCCTAATCAACCTAGCCTACGGGGCGGCTAAAAATATCTCAGATACGGTAGCGCGCGCTGAGGCGTTGATTGATATTATTCAAGAAGCCAACTACGCCATCAATAAGCTAGAGAATAATAGGCCGCTATAGGACACTTGGAATCAAATAGTATTAAATAAATAATACCGCCAACTCCAAGTTGACGATATTATTTTTAATAAGTCTTCTACCACCCTCTAATGACCATTTTTCTATTCGGATTTTTTGCTGAGGTAAAACCATGTCTGTAAGCCTCAACATTACGCTTAACGTTGTCCCAGTTTATTATATGGATTTTATCTCCCTCAAATACGTAATCGCCCTCCTCGTAGCCTACTGATCGCATAATCCTCCTGGCCACGTCTCTTGCGTCACCTAAAGTAAATGTAGAACCTCGAGCCCAGTCATAATACATTTGCGCTTCATTCTCAAAGGTGGGTTTATTATCTTCGGTTATGTCTACGTATTCATCTATGCGCTTCATTGCATCCGACAATTGCACTCCTCTTATCGCCTCTTCGTTGCCATCATCTCCAAAGTCCTCATAGGCAGATTTTTTATTCGCAATTTCGTCTATAAAGCGACGCGGAGAAGATTCGGTGCGTGTTGGAACCGAGCCTATCGTCTCAAGATTTGGATAATCACCATCACCTCGCATCACAGAAATCCTCTCACCAATTGAGATATCCTCTCCTGCCCGTGCCGGCTCGTAGCCACCAATCATAGCATAAGCCTCTGCCGAGTATCCAGAATTCCAGCCGCCAGTGATTACACGGTTAGAGAATGAGTTCCAATTTGGATTTCTTGGATTCCTAAAACGTTTTTGTCGCACATTAAACAAGAACACCTCCCAGGCATTTCTTCGCATTAAGAGTAGGGCGTTATCTTTAATAATAGACGGCAGCCTACCCTCGATGCCATGAACAGCATCAAGATGAGGATTCTTATCCAGCTTAGAAATAAGATTAAATACTGTTCTCTTGTCTACTTCTATCAGGTCCGCATCTTCACTCTCGATATATAGCGGCTGGAGCTGATTATCGCGGTCAAGACTTCTTTGCAAAACAGCATCAGTCAGAAGTTTGCGCACGAAACCTATGTTGGCCTCTTCCGGCTCCATCTCAACGTTTGCATAATGAACAACTGGACGAACACCATCGTAGCGCCTGGTATATTCTTCTATAAAATTCTCTATAACTTTTACAGACTTATCCTCTGGAGTTCCTTTTCTACGATTTACCAGAATATTTATCTCAAACAAAGATCGATCAAGAGAGTCCCCTTTATTGTCTACCTGATCTATATACTGATTGAGAAGTCTGCTAAGGTTATCCTCCTCCATCCAGGCGGGAATATTGACGGAAACCCTACAATCGTTATTCATAGATCCCAAGCTGGATGCAACAGCAGCAACTTTTCGCTCGTATTCTGGATTATCAGAAAACTCATCATTTAGATAACTAGCTATACTTTCTCGCTCTCGCTCCACACTTCTCATCACCGGTGAGCCATCAGCCTCAACCCAATGTTTTTTACCAGAGACATCTTCTATTTGTTTACGCGTATGCGGCCCGCCCATGTCAGCTATCCACTTACGCATCTGCGCCAGATCCCTGCGCGATCCATAGCTATACCTAAACGGATCTTCTTTTTTATTTAGTCTTTCCAGCGGCCTCCTCGTTACCGCCGCCGGCCCGCCAAAGCCCTCTACAGCCTGAGTCGTATTAACTATCGTCTCTATCGGCGGAGGTGTTATTTGGAACTTGGGGACATTCTTATCTGTCAAGACTTCGACTGTAGTTGAGATGGTTGAGATAGAGTTATTTCCCTCCATAGTCGCCAGCGGAGCCACATGTGTTATTCCGTCCGCATCCACGTCTTGAATTGCAACAACTTCGCCGTATGCACCGTTAAATTCTACTTGACCATATTCATCAACGGAAAAAAGATTTGCCACTGGACTATCGTATGGGATATCTATACTTCCATCTGGCGCGATATCAACCATAAATACCCTGTCCTGGCTATCTATTGAGGCGGATACAGCAAATTTCAGTGTTCCACCCTGAGCTTCATCAGGCCATGAAGCGCTATCAAACCCATGATAAGATCCATAATCCGTCATATTAGAAATCGATAGCCGAATAGACCCATCATTACCTTGACTTCCCCAGTGGAGTCCCAGTTCATTATTATCAAACACACTGGCGGTATCATTATCATACCAAAAATCTCGAGTAATATTCGTCAGTTCAGATTGATGGTGGCCTAAATATTCATCAACACTCAAATCTTGTACAATAGACTCTTGACTGCTTACTACTGCAGAAAGATCTTCTACGATAGCGCCCTTTTCCTGCAGCAGTTCCTGCGAGGATTGAGACAAAGAACCGTCAGCCTCAAACGAAATATTCTCAGCAAAAATACTACCGTTTGGATCAATGATATTTGCTGTTCCGTCAGGATTGTATGCCAATTGATAATTATCTGGTAAATTGATACTTCCTTGGCTACCGCCTACGTCGTATGAAGTATAATCTCCAGCACTCACGATAGTCTCAGAACTATAACTCTCGCCATGAAATATACCCGCTAGCAAAGTTTGCCTATCGCCCCCGCCTTCGCCCGTAAGGGCATTTTCAAGCAGGCCGTCGTAACCAGAATTAAAGAATGCCAAAGCCTCTTGTGAAGCCAGTCCAATCGTAAAGCCAGTCACAGCCCCCGTTGCCGCTGCCGCTGCTACGCGTCGCCTCTTTAACTTCTTAAAGGCCTCATCTTTTTTACTTCTATCATCCATTAGAGAATAAAGTACATCTGTAGATTTATATATCGCATCATCTACCGTGCCATCTTTATCAATACCCAAATCTGCAACAAGTTCCTCTGGTAAATCCCCCAACCTACCTTTCAACTTCACTTTAGCTCTAGCTATTGCCACATCTAAATTAAATCGCTCTGATTCAACTTCCGTCACGCTTGAATATGAAATAAAGTCGGCCTGTAATTTATCTGAAGCATAGACTCTGGACATAGCGTTAACAATCGATTCATAACCCTGCTGTAGTTCCTCCGGGGACAGGTCTTCTTTATCAATAAACTCTTCTAGCGAGCCAATCAGTTCCTTTGCGGCAACTGTTTCATAGCGAGTTTTTTCGATTTCTGCACGTCGGCCTTTGTCTTCAAACTCCTGACCCTGAGCGACTTCCCGCGCATGTATGGCACGCTCTTCTTTGAGCCGTTTATTTTCACGCATACCAGCAAACACGCCACCGAGTAATCCAGGTATACCAGTCACGCCAGCAGCTCGCGCTAGCGACCCTCGTCCAACTCGGAATAAACCAGTAGCAATCGCTGCACCCAAGCTCACCGTCTCAGGGCCAACAAGCGAACCTATCTTTGACTTCTGTAGTCGTTCAATAGTTTTATCAATTTTACTTTGATGAGCTTCGGTACGGACCCCAGAGCGAGATTCGCCAGTATAAATCTTCATGCCTTGCAGCACCCTATCAAGACTTTCACCATGATCAACGCTTTCCTTAACTGCTTGGGCAATTTGCCAAATATTATCTATTCTGACCTTGCCCTCACCAACGAGATTGTCGCCATCACCATACTGATTTAATTGACGCACTATCCTGGACTGCGCTTCCCTAAAGGCCTCCTCACTCCAGTCTTCGCTGTCGCCTTCGACATAATTTTCAATCAACTTCTTCACCGCTAAGCCAAATGGTGAATCCTCAGTCAACTCTTGTCGATGTTCTCCAGCAGCCTCGTGTATAGATTCGTCATACTCGGAAGTAAAGCGCGCAATAGTCGCCCCCATGGCAGCATTGCGCAACGCAACATTATCCGTGTATAGTGCAGTTAACCCTTCTTCTTCAGCGCGCTGTTTAGCTTCTTCAACGTACTTATTGAAAAAATACTTAGTGGCAATACCGTTCTCGCCCCTCCATACCCTATGCAAAAAGCCCTTTATTCTACCAGCTTCCCTGGCAGCCTCAGACTCTTCTCTTAGGCGAGTTTCTGCATAGTCTTTAGCTGCCGCCTCAACATCATGTGTCTGGTCAACAACCGCTACAACCAAGGGTTTGTCATGAGATTTTGGCTGCGCGCCACTTAGCATAGGGTCTTTATAGTGATAAGTTGTCGGCACTCCTGCCGGCAATTCTGACCTATTAGTATCAATTGACATAGCTCTTACTTAACTCCAAGATACAAAGATCTAAAGCGTAGCATTGTCTCAAGCGTTATCTTTTTCGTATCAACGCCGCTATTTGCTATGTATTGCTGAACTTCCTGCTGACTAGCGTTACGATCTAATAAATCATTAAATCCGTCAATTTTATTTTCAGGCAACGCCCCAAGCACGGCCCTATCAATCTGATCAAGTAGCCTATTCTTCAGATCTTGCTCTAATTGATGCCTGACGTCACTGTCAAGAGTCTTAAAGTTCTTAGCATCTATAATGTCATTGATAAATTTAGATAAAGCATCCTGATCCATTGCCACACTCCTTTGGTAATTAATATATCATCAAAACCCAAAATAGTACAGCATAAGCTAAATCATCACGCCCACTGGCGTAAACGAGGTCAAAATTGCCATCAAAATGAGGGTAACATACCAGATTTTGCGATTAAATTGGTACTGCTCAATTTTGAGAACGAGGAGTAGCGCGATAAACAAGCCAACCGGCACGGCCTGCACTGTAAAAGCGCCCAGCTCAAAGGGGTTTTTGAGACGTAGCCACAGCGCGCTGAGGATGACAAATATCACCAGTTTCAAAAAGAACGTGCCGTCATTTTCATAAATTCGCTCGCGACCCTTGCGGCTGAATAAAGCGCTGGATTTTGAGCGGTTGCGGGCGTAAGTGCGAGATTTTTGTTTTGTCATAAGCTTGATGAGAATTATAACATAAAAAATCCGCCCCGTTCAAGAGGCGGAAATGTCTAGTACGTTAAAACTACATACGAATTTCAGCGTCAACGCCAGCTGGCAAGTTCAAGTTCTGCAAGCTATCGATGGTCTTTGGTGTGGCGTTGGTGATGTCGATCAACCGCTTGTGAACACGGCGCTCGTAGGTTTCACCACCCATTTTGTATACGTGTGGGCTTTTTACGACTGTGTAGGTGCTGCGACGAGTTGGTAATGGCACTGGGCCAGCAACGTTCGCGCCGGTGCGAATCGCGGTGTCGATGATTTGTTTTGCTGATTGGTCGATGACCTTGTGGTCATACGCCTTCAGACGGATGCGGATTTTGATCCCGGTATCTTGAGCCATAGCTCCTCCTTATGTGCAATCCCGTAACCTCTAATCATTCTACTGTACGAACGACCGAGTTCTCGAGATAAATTAGTAATAACTAGGTGATTATACCAATATCCCTAGGCTTTATCAAGGTGGGCGATCATTTCACCGATAATCGCAGCAGAATTGTTGAGCGATTGCCTCTCGCGTTCGGTCAGTGGATAGCCCGTCAAAATTTTCACGCCGTCGCGGCAGATGGTCGATGGCAAGCCCAGTACGACATTGTCCAGTCCATATTCACCCTCAGCCAGCGAACAAACTGGATAGACCGTGTGCGTTGACTGACGTAAGGCCGAGACAATCTTAGAGACCACAAAGCCAATGGCAAAATACGTCGACTTCTTTGTCTCGATCACTCGGTAGGCGCGGTTACGGATTTTCTGCTCAATGCCCTCAATCATCTCCTCCGTAAAGCCCGGATATTCACGAATAGGTACCTCACCAATCTGCGCAGTCTCAATGGTCGAAAACGAAGAGTCGCCATGCTCGCCCAAGATGTAGGCATCAACCGCCTTGCTGTCGACATTTAGCGCGTCCGCCAGGTACGATTTCAGCCGTGCGGTGTCCAGAGTCGTTCCCGTGCCGAACACTCGGGTTTTCGGCAGTCCCGATTCCTTCAACGCTACATAGGTCAAGACGTCGACTGGGTTACTGACAACGATCAAATACGGCTTGGCGCCACCAGCCATAATGTTTTTGACAATGTCACGCATGATGGCAGCATTGACGCCGACTAACTCCAGTCGCGTCTGACCTGGCAGTTGCGGCGAGCCAGCGGTAATAACCACGATATCATCGTCGTTGATGTCACTATAGTTACCCGTACGTACCACTACATTGCGGTCAAGCCCCATGGCGTCGTTGATGTCCGCGGCTTGACCCCATGCCAAATCCGCATTGCGGTCGATCAATACAATTTCTTCAATCACACTGCGCAGCGCACAAGCATACGCCGTCGTCGCACCAACCATTCCGCCACCACCGATAATCACCAATTTCTGTTTATTCACCATATCTCCTTTTTCTTTTTACGTTAGATAGTTTAATTTTGTCATAAACATTATCACTTTGTCAATTGATTTTACTTTACATCAAAAAATATGTATAATATCGGTAATTTATCAACTTTTACATATTATCAATGGGAGGATATATGGAAAGAGGAATACAAACAAAGGAAGCGCCACGCACAGGCATCGCGAGAATGTACCGAGCGCTTGCCGCATTAGCTTTACTGCCGTCATGCTTCTTAGCCGGATGCGTAGAAGAGAAAGGAGTTGACGCTGGAAGCTCAAGTTCAACTCCATACAGCAGCTCTGAAACTGCTACACCTCAGCCGGAAAATAGCAATACTAAGAATCCGTCACAAAATAAAAAAGACGATTCTGCGGGAAAAATAGATATAGAAAAGAAATCAATGTATTACGCAAAATACGACAATCGCGAAGGATTTACAGCTTACTGCGTGGGAAGTAACTATGAAAACCCTCAAATAGCAGACTGCTCAGTATACTTGTGTGATGGAAACGACATGGTTCGGTTTGAATTCGATAATATAGATTTCACCGAACAAACCCAAAGAAAAAGAATACCTGAAGCCTCTGATCTAATGCTTAGAGCAGACACCTTAGCAAGACAATATGGGGATTATGCTCCAACCGAAACCTCAAAGAATGTAGCTGAATGTAGGGAGAAGAAAAGCAGCGTAGGACAATTTACCGAACCCGTATCTTTTCCACGCGGCGAGCAGGAGCAATATCTCTGCCTCCCTCAATTTACGGCCACAATAGACAATAAAAAAATGGGTATGAAGATTACAAAGATCACATCCGTCGACGAGAAAGACAACAACGGTCTGTACTATCCTCACTATACAGTTAATCTTTCTGAAGAATGTTTTGACATAAGAACTATCAACTAGGTATACACCATTGCAACAATATCAAAAAATCCCCCGGGTTACCGGGGGATTTAATTAGGCTTGTGCTATCAAGATTATTTGTTAATCTTTGTAACAACACCAGCACCAACTGTACGACCACCTTCGCGGATAGCAAAGTTCAAACCTTGCTCCATAGCGATTGGTGCAAGCAGCTTAACCTTGAAGGTTACAGTGTCGCCTGGCATGACCATTTCTTTGTCAGCTGGCAATTCAACTTCACCAGTAACGTCAGTTGTGCGGAAGTAGAACTGTGGCTTGTAGCCCTTTGAGAATGGAGTGTGGCGACCGCCCTCTTCCTTCTTCAATATGTAAACCTCAGCTTCAAACTCAGTGTGTGGAGTAATTGTGCCTGGCTTTGCCAAAACTTGACCACGCTCAATGTCGCTGCGCTCAATACCACGTAGCAAGACACCTGCGTTGTCACCTGCTTGACCTTGGTCAAGAGATTTCTTGAAGGCTTCAATACCAGTTACAACTGACTTCTGAGTTGGCTTCAAACCAACGATTTCAACTTCGTCGTTCAATTTAACAACACCCTGCTCGATACGGCCAGTTGCTACTGTACCACGACCCTTAATTGAGAAGACGTCCTCAATTGGCATAATGAATGGTTTGTCCATGTCACGTGCTGGCTCTGGAATGTAGCTGTCCATTGCGTCAACCAATTCCATAATAGCGTCTTCGTATTTCTCGTCACCTTCAAGAGCCTTAAGAGCAGAACCCTTGATGATTGGAGCGTCTTTGTCGAAGCCGTTCTTTTCAAGAAGTTCGCGAACTTCTTCTTCGATCAGCTCAACCATTTCTTCGTCAGCCATATCCATCTTGTTCAAGAAGACAACGATCTTTGGCACGCCAACCTGCTTTGCAAGCAAAACGTGCTCACGAGTCTGAGGCATTGGACCGTCAGTTGCGGCAATAACCAAAACTGCACCGTCAACCTGAGCAGCACCGGTGATCATGTTCTTGACGTAGTCAGCGTGTCCTGGCATGTCA
Coding sequences within:
- the rpsJ gene encoding 30S ribosomal protein S10, encoding MAQDTGIKIRIRLKAYDHKVIDQSAKQIIDTAIRTGANVAGPVPLPTRRSTYTVVKSPHVYKMGGETYERRVHKRLIDITNATPKTIDSLQNLNLPAGVDAEIRM
- a CDS encoding L-lactate dehydrogenase; this translates as MVNKQKLVIIGGGGMVGATTAYACALRSVIEEIVLIDRNADLAWGQAADINDAMGLDRNVVVRTGNYSDINDDDIVVITAGSPQLPGQTRLELVGVNAAIMRDIVKNIMAGGAKPYLIVVSNPVDVLTYVALKESGLPKTRVFGTGTTLDTARLKSYLADALNVDSKAVDAYILGEHGDSSFSTIETAQIGEVPIREYPGFTEEMIEGIEQKIRNRAYRVIETKKSTYFAIGFVVSKIVSALRQSTHTVYPVCSLAEGEYGLDNVVLGLPSTICRDGVKILTGYPLTERERQSLNNSAAIIGEMIAHLDKA
- the rplC gene encoding 50S ribosomal protein L3; protein product: MKTLLGTKLGMTQLLAEDGKAIPVTLIQAGPVTVTQVKTVETDGYNAVQVAYGEGKNLSKAVAGHVKLAQVTPKHIREFRVDEIPEGLKVGDEINVSAFEVGDSVDATGTSKGKGFAGTIKRHNFKRHRKTHGGKGNTRKPGSIGSMYPQKVFKGKTMAGHMGHERVTVKNLEVAYVDPETNLIGVKGAVPGPRKGLIILGGNK
- the tuf gene encoding elongation factor Tu, whose translation is MADAFDRSKPHVNVGTMGHVDHGKTTLTAAITAVLAKRLPSAVNKPVAYDQIDNAPEEKQRGITIASSHQEYESKNRHYAHVDMPGHADYVKNMITGAAQVDGAVLVIAATDGPMPQTREHVLLAKQVGVPKIVVFLNKMDMADEEMVELIEEEVRELLEKNGFDKDAPIIKGSALKALEGDEKYEDAIMELVDAMDSYIPEPARDMDKPFIMPIEDVFSIKGRGTVATGRIEQGVVKLNDEVEIVGLKPTQKSVVTGIEAFKKSLDQGQAGDNAGVLLRGIERSDIERGQVLAKPGTITPHTEFEAEVYILKKEEGGRHTPFSKGYKPQFYFRTTDVTGEVELPADKEMVMPGDTVTFKVKLLAPIAMEQGLNFAIREGGRTVGAGVVTKINK